In Vespula vulgaris chromosome 10, iyVesVulg1.1, whole genome shotgun sequence, the following are encoded in one genomic region:
- the LOC127066900 gene encoding soluble lamin-associated protein of 75 kDa-like isoform X2 produces MFQMKTNQERIIYYILCQIIYVEFDTPKPEKLETPYDYADKFDIVLIRWENGKPIGFYTIKPKGTEVYSTKEKYTMPVLDTAYIRSPYRNKGFGSEILLDIIKRFPDEDIGFSKPISNDMLKVLKNFLRNYKEYRLRFWEIADWDIYGSQKLIWFGVKDKFL; encoded by the exons atgttCCAG ATGAAAACCAATCaagagagaataatttattatatattgtgtcaaataatttatgttGAATTTGATACTCCGAAACCCGAAAAATTGGAGACACCATACGATTATGCCGATAAATTTGATATCGTTTTGATTAGATGGGAAAATGGAAAACCCATTGGTTTTTATACCATTAAACCTAAag GTACTGAAGTTTATTCGACCAAAGAAAAGTATACGATGCCTGTATTAGATACGGCATATATTCGATCGCCATATAGAAATAAAGGATTTGGTTCAGAAATTTTATTGGATATAATCAAACGTTTTCCTGACGAGGATATTGGATTTTCTAAACCAATTTCTAACGATATGCTGAAAG tattgaaaaattttctaagaaattaCAAAGAATATAGATTACGTTTTTGGGAAATAGCCGATTGGGACATCTATGGTtcacaaaaattaatatggtTTGGCGTGaaagataaatttctttaa
- the LOC127066900 gene encoding soluble lamin-associated protein of 75 kDa-like isoform X1 codes for MICSRCINYVQATELDLKRYNIQGIIHRLDCKKCNQFVAIKVNDDILDLDNSFNDKYENNWCEMKTNQERIIYYILCQIIYVEFDTPKPEKLETPYDYADKFDIVLIRWENGKPIGFYTIKPKGTEVYSTKEKYTMPVLDTAYIRSPYRNKGFGSEILLDIIKRFPDEDIGFSKPISNDMLKVLKNFLRNYKEYRLRFWEIADWDIYGSQKLIWFGVKDKFL; via the exons atgatatgttCCAG atgtATTAATTACGTGCAAGCTACAGAATTGGATctaaaacgatataatatacaagGCATTATTCATCGACTCGattgtaaaaaatgtaatcaatTTGTAGCTATAAAAGTGAATGATGATATTTTAGATCTAGATAATAgttttaacgataaatatgaaaataattggtGCGag ATGAAAACCAATCaagagagaataatttattatatattgtgtcaaataatttatgttGAATTTGATACTCCGAAACCCGAAAAATTGGAGACACCATACGATTATGCCGATAAATTTGATATCGTTTTGATTAGATGGGAAAATGGAAAACCCATTGGTTTTTATACCATTAAACCTAAag GTACTGAAGTTTATTCGACCAAAGAAAAGTATACGATGCCTGTATTAGATACGGCATATATTCGATCGCCATATAGAAATAAAGGATTTGGTTCAGAAATTTTATTGGATATAATCAAACGTTTTCCTGACGAGGATATTGGATTTTCTAAACCAATTTCTAACGATATGCTGAAAG tattgaaaaattttctaagaaattaCAAAGAATATAGATTACGTTTTTGGGAAATAGCCGATTGGGACATCTATGGTtcacaaaaattaatatggtTTGGCGTGaaagataaatttctttaa
- the LOC127066904 gene encoding translocator protein — MPLCKVSLPLAIGVVHPNIGGWLGAYCVKKNLHPWYSSLKKPSWTPPNYVFGPVWTTIYSTMGYSSYLVWRDAGGFKEAALPLSIYGVNLIMNWAWTPIFFGGHHIKLALYEITLVWGTSAAMAVAFYQVNPLAGLLIIPYFAWCTLATALNYVIYRDNPQSSLEDKKE; from the exons ATGCCGTTGTGTAAAGTGTCATTGCCACTGGCTATAGGCGTTGTCCATCCTAATATTGGTGGATGGCTTGGTGCTTattgcgtaaaaaaaaatctacatcCATGGTATTCg TCTTTGAAAAAACCATCTTGGACACCTCCAAACTATGTGTTTGGACCAGTATGGACAACAATATATAGTACAATGGGTTACTCTTCGTACTTAGTATGGCGAGATGCTGGAGGATTCAAAGAAGCAGCCCTGCCACTTTCAATATATGgtgttaatttaattatgaattgGGCTTGGACACCTATCTTTTTTGGGGGACATCATATTAAAttg GCTTTATACGAAATAACTCTAGTATGGGGAACGTCAGCAGCAATGGCAGTAGCCTTTTATCAAGTGAATCCACTTGctggattattaattattccttACTTTGCATGGTGTACCCTTGCGACAGCattaaattatgtaatttatagGGATAACCCGCAAAGTTCATTGGAAGATAAGaaggaatga